A stretch of the Streptosporangium sp. NBC_01755 genome encodes the following:
- a CDS encoding helix-turn-helix domain-containing protein: MNAKRGVTLRSQWLGKQLRELREAANLTLKETGEFLQRDGSTVSRFEAGLYPARTPDVIALLDLYGVTGEQRREGLIRLSRDVWQSGWWDNYSEDLSLNIVDYAWLESRAQRIRSFDAFVIPGLLQTREYMNAMIRAEEPTADPEQVDRWIRFRQTRQQVLTVENAPNLIAVLDEATLRRRVGGSEIMCDQLAQLVASANQTNIEIRVLPLTAGAHASPDGAFRIFELPGPYPAVAYVPSPAGAIYVEAGAADRLTSKFDRICNDSLSPKRSIELITAIAEKFHQPA; this comes from the coding sequence GTGAACGCCAAGCGCGGCGTAACCCTGCGATCCCAGTGGCTGGGCAAGCAGCTCCGTGAACTACGGGAGGCGGCCAACCTCACCCTCAAAGAAACCGGCGAGTTCCTTCAACGCGACGGCTCCACGGTCAGCCGCTTCGAAGCCGGTCTGTACCCTGCCCGGACACCGGATGTCATCGCGCTGCTCGACCTGTACGGCGTCACAGGGGAACAACGGCGAGAAGGGCTCATCCGGCTGAGCCGCGACGTCTGGCAGAGCGGCTGGTGGGACAACTACTCCGAGGACCTGTCCCTGAACATCGTCGACTACGCCTGGCTGGAGTCACGCGCTCAGAGGATCAGGTCGTTCGACGCATTCGTCATCCCAGGGCTGCTCCAGACCAGGGAATACATGAACGCCATGATCCGAGCCGAGGAACCCACGGCAGATCCGGAGCAGGTCGACCGCTGGATCAGGTTCCGGCAGACCCGCCAGCAGGTCTTGACCGTGGAGAACGCGCCAAACCTCATCGCGGTTCTCGACGAGGCCACGCTGCGCCGCAGGGTAGGCGGGTCCGAAATCATGTGTGATCAGCTCGCTCAGCTCGTCGCCTCCGCGAACCAGACGAACATCGAGATCCGGGTATTGCCCCTGACCGCGGGCGCTCACGCCAGCCCTGACGGGGCCTTTCGAATCTTCGAACTCCCTGGCCCCTACCCCGCAGTCGCCTATGTCCCGAGCCCCGCTGGTGCGATATACGTAGAAGCCGGAGCCGCCGACAGGCTTACGTCTAAGTTCGACCGCATTTGCAATGATTCGCTCAGCCCAAAGAGGTCCATCGAGCTGATCACAGCGATCGCGGAAAAGTTCCATCAGCCCGCATGA
- a CDS encoding ATP-binding protein: MIGVTWRRSFPGDPAQLHDVRKLVGALLAECPVLDDAIACLAELASNAVVHTKSRGDVFTVELRLVGDSVRIAVTDAGGPTVPALPSPVRGEMLEGGRGLAIVAALSTYMGTEGDEEGRTVWAELKWGAQERC; encoded by the coding sequence ATGATCGGCGTAACGTGGCGTAGATCTTTTCCCGGTGATCCGGCCCAGCTCCACGATGTCCGCAAACTTGTTGGAGCACTCCTGGCCGAATGCCCCGTCCTGGATGACGCGATCGCCTGCCTTGCCGAGCTGGCTTCGAACGCGGTAGTCCACACCAAGTCGCGTGGCGACGTGTTCACGGTCGAGCTCCGGCTGGTGGGTGATTCCGTCCGGATCGCCGTAACGGACGCCGGAGGGCCTACGGTGCCGGCTCTTCCTTCTCCCGTCCGGGGGGAGATGCTCGAAGGCGGGCGGGGATTGGCCATTGTCGCTGCGTTAAGCACGTACATGGGCACCGAGGGCGACGAGGAAGGCCGCACTGTGTGGGCGGAGCTCAAGTGGGGTGCCCAAGAGAGGTGCTAG
- a CDS encoding FAD-binding protein, which produces MSGWDHEFDLVIVGSGGGGMTAALTAHDSGLSAVVVEKGAAFGGSTGISGGGIWIPNNPTLRAEGHDDSRESIRRYLDLLTERRVPAARLDAFVDNGPAAMELLGRSKWIRFFWTRGYADYHPEFEGGRPLGRSIEPIPFDTRALGEDEKYQRPNGMKGPLGLWVTSKDYHDLAMVKRTWSGRRASIVAAWRVWSNLFRRRHMSTGGRALVARLRMALKDARIPLWLRTPMTELVTDESGAVTGVVVRRDGKTVRIRGRRGVLLATGGFDHNQEMRDKYLPAGGRTDFGMGATENTGDGILAGERLGAALDLMDDAWWMPAVRHPAGATIPLVSERCIPPSVIVSQQGRRFTNESAPYVNFVHDQLAGGHVPVWFVMDAKARTRYPFAQILPGMPIPEAFYERGVAFRADTLAELAVKVGMPAGALAETVERFNRFARAGKDEDFGRGDSAYDRYYGDPTLRNPNLDVIDKAPYYAFRVEAGDLGTKGGLVCDEHSRVLRSDGSVIEGLYATGNTSASVMGNEYAGPGATIGPSIVFGYIAARHAAGRSHQTVSAIREEWGA; this is translated from the coding sequence GTGAGTGGGTGGGACCACGAGTTCGACCTGGTCATCGTGGGCAGCGGCGGCGGCGGCATGACGGCGGCGCTGACCGCGCACGACAGCGGCCTGTCCGCGGTGGTGGTCGAGAAGGGTGCGGCGTTCGGCGGCAGCACCGGGATTTCCGGTGGCGGCATCTGGATCCCCAACAATCCCACCCTGCGGGCCGAGGGGCACGACGACAGCCGCGAGTCCATCCGCCGCTACCTCGATCTGCTGACCGAGCGCCGGGTCCCCGCGGCCAGGCTCGACGCGTTCGTGGACAACGGTCCGGCCGCGATGGAACTGCTCGGCAGGAGCAAGTGGATCCGGTTCTTCTGGACCAGGGGTTACGCCGACTACCACCCCGAGTTCGAAGGCGGCAGGCCGCTGGGCCGGTCGATCGAGCCGATCCCGTTCGACACCCGCGCGCTCGGCGAGGACGAGAAGTACCAGCGTCCCAACGGCATGAAGGGCCCGCTGGGGCTCTGGGTCACCAGCAAGGACTACCACGACCTGGCCATGGTCAAGCGCACCTGGAGCGGCCGCCGGGCGTCGATCGTCGCCGCCTGGCGGGTCTGGTCGAACCTGTTCCGCCGCCGCCACATGTCCACCGGCGGGCGCGCGCTCGTCGCCCGGCTGCGGATGGCGCTGAAGGACGCGCGGATCCCGCTGTGGCTGCGGACGCCGATGACCGAACTCGTCACCGACGAAAGCGGCGCCGTCACCGGCGTCGTCGTTCGGCGCGACGGGAAGACCGTCCGGATCCGCGGCAGGCGCGGGGTGCTGCTGGCGACCGGTGGTTTCGACCACAACCAGGAAATGCGCGACAAGTACCTGCCCGCCGGCGGCCGAACCGACTTCGGCATGGGGGCCACGGAGAACACCGGCGACGGCATCCTGGCGGGCGAGCGGCTCGGCGCGGCCCTCGACCTGATGGACGACGCCTGGTGGATGCCGGCCGTACGGCACCCGGCGGGGGCGACCATCCCGCTGGTGTCCGAGCGGTGCATCCCGCCGTCGGTCATCGTGTCGCAGCAGGGGCGGCGGTTCACCAACGAGTCCGCCCCATACGTCAACTTCGTGCACGACCAGTTGGCCGGCGGGCACGTGCCCGTGTGGTTCGTGATGGACGCCAAGGCCCGGACGCGGTACCCGTTCGCGCAGATCCTTCCCGGGATGCCGATACCGGAGGCGTTCTACGAGCGGGGTGTGGCGTTCCGCGCCGACACGCTCGCCGAGCTGGCGGTAAAGGTCGGCATGCCCGCCGGCGCGCTGGCCGAGACCGTCGAGCGTTTCAACCGGTTCGCCAGGGCCGGCAAGGACGAGGACTTCGGCCGGGGCGACAGCGCCTACGACCGCTACTACGGCGATCCCACGCTGAGGAATCCGAACCTCGACGTGATCGACAAGGCGCCGTACTATGCCTTTCGTGTCGAGGCCGGCGACCTCGGCACCAAGGGCGGGCTGGTCTGCGACGAGCACAGCCGGGTGCTGCGATCCGACGGCTCGGTGATCGAAGGGCTGTACGCCACCGGGAACACCTCCGCATCGGTCATGGGCAACGAGTACGCGGGTCCCGGCGCTACGATCGGCCCCTCGATCGTCTTCGGGTACATCGCCGCCCGGCACGCGGCGGGTCGATCCCACCAGACCGTTTCCGCGATCAGGGAGGAGTGGGGAGCATGA
- a CDS encoding DUF397 domain-containing protein, with translation MSAPEHAPISWHISSFSADGGGNCVEAGPVNDGTGRVAVRHSKDPDGPVIHYTRTEWDAFVSGVRAGEFDFGPGPV, from the coding sequence ATGTCTGCTCCCGAGCACGCCCCGATTTCCTGGCACATCAGCAGCTTCAGTGCCGACGGTGGCGGCAACTGTGTCGAAGCGGGTCCCGTGAACGACGGCACCGGACGTGTCGCCGTACGGCACAGCAAAGATCCCGATGGACCCGTGATCCACTACACCCGCACGGAATGGGACGCCTTCGTCTCCGGCGTCCGTGCCGGAGAGTTCGACTTCGGTCCGGGACCTGTCTGA
- a CDS encoding alpha/beta fold hydrolase has product MLTELTYESTARELATDQGVLRYHEAGEGPPLLLLHGSGPGVTGWRNFRGNLAVLAEHFRCLILEFPGFGVSDSTGEHPMVGAQTAVIRFLDGLGLHQADVIGNSMGGAIGAQVAMAHPDRVRRLVTIGGIGRNLFSPGPGEGIKLLMDFTEEPTRERLVQWLDSMVYDRSLVTEELIEERWALATEPATLAGARQMYGKAAFAARAAAAAASDAPPYWAMLHKVKAKTLITWGRDDRVSPLDMAILPMRSIPDVEVHIFPDCGHWVMIEQKAAWESAVLAFLTRKDER; this is encoded by the coding sequence ATGCTTACCGAGCTGACCTATGAGTCGACGGCGCGGGAACTTGCGACCGACCAGGGTGTACTGCGCTACCACGAAGCCGGCGAGGGCCCGCCGCTGCTGCTCCTGCACGGCTCGGGGCCCGGAGTCACCGGCTGGCGGAACTTCCGAGGCAACCTCGCGGTCCTGGCGGAGCACTTCCGCTGCCTGATCCTGGAGTTCCCCGGTTTCGGGGTGAGCGATTCCACCGGCGAGCATCCCATGGTGGGGGCGCAGACCGCGGTGATCCGCTTCCTTGACGGGCTCGGGCTCCATCAGGCCGACGTGATCGGCAACTCCATGGGCGGAGCCATCGGTGCCCAGGTGGCGATGGCCCATCCCGACCGGGTGCGCCGGTTGGTCACCATCGGCGGCATCGGCAGGAACCTGTTCAGCCCGGGCCCCGGTGAGGGCATCAAGCTGCTCATGGATTTCACCGAGGAGCCCACCCGGGAGCGGCTCGTTCAGTGGCTGGACTCCATGGTCTACGACCGGTCCCTGGTCACCGAGGAACTGATCGAGGAGCGCTGGGCGCTGGCCACCGAACCGGCCACCCTGGCCGGCGCCCGCCAGATGTACGGCAAGGCGGCGTTCGCCGCCCGTGCCGCGGCCGCGGCGGCCTCGGACGCCCCGCCGTACTGGGCGATGCTGCACAAGGTCAAGGCCAAGACACTGATCACCTGGGGCCGCGACGACCGGGTCAGCCCGCTTGACATGGCGATCCTGCCGATGCGGTCCATCCCCGACGTCGAGGTGCACATCTTCCCCGACTGCGGTCACTGGGTGATGATCGAGCAGAAAGCCGCCTGGGAGAGCGCCGTGCTGGCCTTCCTGACCAGGAAGGACGAGCGGTGA
- a CDS encoding pentapeptide repeat-containing protein: MRRSIPLALVVAIFALSGTVISPAQATAGPCKPGQGANLRGRDFTRGARLPDDLRCADLTKAKLNGVELIQKDLTGAILRGASLKQANLTQATLKYADLRGANLTEADLGQMHADHADLRNAILVDAEAGQAEFPHANLTGAKLTRAELTQVNFTGAKLIDADLDESTPGQLKARKADFTRAKLREARLSQSNLRNATFKYADVSEAQFTQAELNGADFTGALVQGASFTQADDVDLTGSRGTPTGLTISVPTSVPGSDAPEIEKTDTSQAEPARGGGLSVGLVMVVLSAVGLALTVVAWGVSTQQRTRRNARFAVARRGAEDDITRLGEEIDQLDYEFQVSGRGGITADHDWRHALDAYEAAKQALSVARRSEELHFVARAVQDGRAALDRLRSRVR; the protein is encoded by the coding sequence TTGCGTCGTTCCATCCCCCTGGCTCTCGTTGTCGCGATCTTCGCGCTGTCGGGGACGGTCATCTCCCCCGCCCAGGCCACGGCCGGGCCGTGCAAGCCCGGCCAGGGTGCCAACCTGCGCGGCAGGGACTTCACCAGGGGCGCCCGGCTCCCCGACGACCTGCGCTGCGCCGACCTGACCAAGGCCAAGCTGAACGGCGTGGAGCTCATCCAGAAGGACCTCACCGGAGCGATCCTGCGCGGCGCCTCGCTCAAGCAGGCCAACCTCACCCAGGCCACGCTGAAGTACGCCGACCTGCGGGGCGCCAACCTCACCGAGGCCGACCTGGGCCAGATGCACGCCGACCACGCCGACCTGCGAAACGCGATCCTGGTCGACGCCGAGGCCGGTCAGGCGGAGTTCCCGCACGCGAACCTGACCGGGGCGAAGCTGACCAGGGCCGAGCTGACCCAGGTCAACTTCACCGGCGCCAAGCTCATCGACGCCGACCTCGACGAGAGCACCCCCGGCCAGCTCAAGGCCCGCAAGGCCGACTTCACCCGGGCCAAGCTCCGCGAGGCCAGGCTGAGCCAGTCGAACCTGCGCAACGCGACGTTCAAGTACGCCGACGTGAGCGAGGCCCAGTTCACCCAGGCCGAACTGAACGGCGCCGACTTCACCGGCGCGCTGGTCCAGGGCGCGTCCTTCACCCAGGCCGACGACGTCGACCTCACCGGTTCCCGGGGCACCCCCACGGGTCTCACCATCTCGGTGCCGACCTCGGTGCCCGGCTCCGACGCCCCCGAGATCGAGAAGACGGACACCTCGCAGGCCGAACCCGCGCGAGGCGGCGGCTTGTCCGTGGGCCTGGTCATGGTCGTGCTCAGCGCGGTGGGCCTGGCCCTGACCGTGGTGGCCTGGGGTGTCAGCACCCAGCAGCGTACCCGGCGCAACGCCCGGTTCGCCGTGGCGCGGCGGGGTGCCGAGGACGACATCACCCGGCTGGGCGAGGAGATCGACCAGCTCGACTACGAGTTCCAGGTCAGCGGGCGCGGCGGCATAACCGCCGACCACGACTGGCGGCACGCGCTCGACGCCTACGAGGCCGCCAAGCAGGCCCTGTCGGTCGCCCGCCGCTCCGAGGAACTGCACTTCGTGGCCCGCGCCGTCCAGGACGGCAGAGCCGCCCTGGACCGCCTCCGCTCCCGCGTCCGCTGA
- a CDS encoding IclR family transcriptional regulator: MTALSELGQAASARRELPPSMVERMTLIIDAFDGRFTHLTLEDVARCTHLPRSTAHRILDQLVRLNWLEHSSFGYSLGKRALGIGGGDGSHGEIREAAAPLLHDLQMRTRMVVHLAVLDGSEIFYLDKAGGRFALSVPSRVGGRAPAHSTALGKAILAWLEPERVEELVGGKVSRLTSRTIGDIGTLHQELNRIRQRQGLAFERGENVPSISCAAAAIRGHEGPVASISLVGDTRTPLENVAPLVVDAARQASLALFPDLDSQRGRSRQAARMPDRNWSTETMNRLLTMGGNDGWL, encoded by the coding sequence ATGACCGCTCTCTCTGAGCTTGGCCAGGCCGCGTCCGCGCGGCGAGAGCTCCCGCCCTCGATGGTCGAGCGAATGACGCTGATCATCGACGCGTTCGACGGCCGTTTCACCCATCTCACCCTGGAGGACGTGGCTCGGTGCACTCACCTGCCGCGCTCGACGGCGCATCGCATCCTTGACCAGCTCGTACGACTGAACTGGCTGGAGCACTCGTCCTTCGGCTACAGCCTGGGCAAGCGGGCACTCGGAATCGGCGGAGGCGACGGCAGCCACGGCGAGATCCGAGAGGCCGCCGCGCCGCTGCTGCACGACCTGCAGATGAGAACCAGGATGGTCGTCCACCTGGCGGTCCTGGACGGCTCGGAGATCTTCTACCTGGACAAGGCCGGCGGGCGGTTCGCCCTGTCCGTGCCCTCCCGAGTCGGCGGCCGTGCCCCGGCGCACTCCACCGCGCTGGGCAAGGCGATCCTCGCCTGGCTGGAGCCCGAGCGGGTCGAGGAACTGGTCGGAGGCAAGGTCAGCCGGCTCACCAGCCGCACCATCGGCGACATCGGCACCCTGCACCAGGAGTTGAACCGCATCCGGCAGCGGCAGGGGCTGGCCTTCGAACGGGGCGAGAACGTCCCCAGCATCTCGTGTGCCGCCGCGGCGATCCGAGGCCACGAGGGCCCGGTGGCGAGCATCTCTCTCGTCGGCGACACCCGCACGCCGCTGGAGAACGTCGCCCCGCTGGTGGTCGACGCGGCACGGCAGGCCTCACTCGCCCTCTTCCCCGACCTGGACAGCCAGCGGGGGCGATCCCGTCAAGCCGCTCGGATGCCGGACCGCAACTGGTCGACGGAGACCATGAACCGATTGCTCACCATGGGCGGGAACGACGGCTGGCTGTGA
- a CDS encoding flavin reductase family protein, protein MTAETSEPSLAPDFTGVTPPDPAEMRQAMGMFASGVTIITGIDGGEPVGFACQAFASVSLEPPLILFCADHNSRTWPRIRRSGRFSVNVLGEGQSDLCGRFGSSKGRKYDGLDWELSRWGTPALRDVLLRVHAEVADVHVAGDHDVVIGRVLEVERDVERRPMVFFRGRFGIDHETDTEQALFAPGLWGWADQWDWNRARE, encoded by the coding sequence ATGACAGCCGAGACCTCCGAGCCCTCACTAGCTCCGGACTTCACCGGGGTGACACCACCCGATCCCGCGGAAATGCGGCAGGCGATGGGCATGTTCGCGAGCGGCGTGACGATCATCACCGGCATCGACGGCGGAGAGCCGGTGGGATTCGCGTGCCAGGCGTTCGCGTCGGTGTCCCTCGAACCGCCGCTGATCCTTTTCTGCGCCGACCACAACAGCCGCACCTGGCCGAGGATCAGGAGGTCCGGGAGGTTCAGCGTGAACGTGCTGGGCGAAGGGCAGTCCGACCTCTGCGGCCGGTTCGGCTCCAGCAAGGGCAGGAAGTACGACGGGCTCGACTGGGAGCTGTCCCGGTGGGGCACTCCGGCGCTGCGCGACGTGCTCCTGCGCGTCCACGCCGAGGTCGCCGACGTGCACGTCGCCGGGGATCACGATGTGGTGATCGGCCGGGTACTGGAGGTGGAGCGGGACGTCGAGCGGCGTCCCATGGTGTTCTTCCGCGGGCGGTTCGGCATCGACCATGAGACGGACACCGAACAGGCCCTGTTCGCTCCCGGTCTGTGGGGCTGGGCGGATCAGTGGGACTGGAATCGGGCCCGGGAATGA
- a CDS encoding nuclear transport factor 2 family protein has protein sequence MSAEKINDAVVRYLDAVANGTADDLAACYAEDGTLEDPVGSEPRRGRAAIREFYSALEGARRSTELLTVRVAGDSAAFHFRVRSERGDRAFEIEPIDVMTFDEEQRITSMRAFWSGDDMREAQ, from the coding sequence ATGAGCGCCGAGAAGATCAACGATGCCGTCGTCCGTTACCTGGACGCGGTGGCGAACGGGACCGCGGACGACTTGGCGGCCTGCTACGCGGAGGACGGGACGCTGGAGGACCCGGTGGGCAGCGAGCCGCGCCGGGGCCGCGCCGCGATCCGCGAGTTCTACTCGGCGCTCGAAGGCGCGCGCCGGAGCACGGAGTTGCTGACCGTCCGCGTCGCCGGCGACAGCGCCGCCTTCCACTTCCGGGTACGGAGCGAGCGGGGTGACCGGGCGTTCGAGATCGAGCCGATCGACGTGATGACCTTCGACGAAGAGCAGCGGATCACCAGCATGCGGGCGTTCTGGAGCGGCGACGACATGCGGGAGGCACAGTGA
- the hsaA gene encoding 3-hydroxy-9,10-secoandrosta-1,3,5(10)-triene-9,17-dione monooxygenase oxygenase subunit, whose product MKIGTAHRRERHGPGERDSPMSPPGDEVLDAVRALLPTIGERAGAADVNRRVPEETIRELIRTGVFRMLQPRRYGGAESDPVKFFEVVREISAVCGSTGWLVSVLGVHPWQLALFDEAAQDEVWGEDPDALVSSSYAPVGRLTPVEGGYELSGRWRFSSGCDHASWALVGGLVVGKQGRPVDFMTLLVPRTDYVTEDVWDVIGLRGTASNDIIVKRVFVPEHRAMRNYEQAQLRGPGQKVNTGPLYRMPFATVFTNAITAPVVGMAAGCYRAYVTAMRDRVRLSLGGGRFAEDQFAQVAVARAASEIDAAVLQTDHNVRRVYEYAVRGERIPMELRLRVRRDQVRATERAVEAIDSLFKTAGGNSLGRGNPIERAWRDAHAGSVHVANDAERALGMYGKGEFGLTVEDNLV is encoded by the coding sequence GTGAAAATCGGTACGGCGCACCGGCGTGAACGGCACGGGCCGGGCGAACGCGACTCTCCTATGTCTCCCCCGGGCGACGAGGTCCTGGACGCGGTCCGCGCACTGCTGCCGACGATCGGGGAGCGGGCAGGCGCAGCCGACGTGAATCGGCGGGTGCCCGAGGAGACGATACGGGAGCTCATCCGGACGGGGGTCTTCCGGATGCTGCAGCCCAGGAGGTACGGCGGCGCCGAGAGCGACCCCGTGAAGTTCTTCGAGGTCGTCCGGGAGATCTCCGCGGTCTGCGGATCCACAGGCTGGCTGGTTTCCGTGCTCGGCGTCCACCCGTGGCAGCTCGCCCTGTTCGACGAGGCAGCGCAGGACGAGGTCTGGGGGGAGGACCCGGACGCGCTCGTGTCCTCGTCGTACGCTCCCGTGGGGCGGCTCACTCCGGTCGAGGGCGGATACGAGCTCTCCGGTCGGTGGCGCTTCTCCTCCGGTTGCGACCACGCGTCGTGGGCACTGGTCGGGGGCCTGGTGGTGGGGAAGCAGGGCAGGCCGGTGGACTTCATGACCCTCCTCGTCCCCCGTACCGACTACGTGACCGAGGATGTCTGGGACGTCATCGGACTGCGCGGCACGGCCAGCAACGACATCATCGTGAAGCGGGTGTTCGTGCCCGAGCACCGCGCCATGCGCAACTACGAGCAGGCACAACTGCGCGGTCCCGGCCAGAAGGTGAATACCGGCCCGCTCTACCGGATGCCGTTCGCGACCGTCTTCACCAACGCGATCACCGCTCCCGTCGTCGGCATGGCGGCCGGTTGCTACCGGGCCTACGTCACCGCGATGCGCGACCGGGTACGGCTGAGCCTGGGCGGCGGCCGGTTCGCCGAGGACCAGTTCGCCCAGGTCGCGGTGGCCCGGGCCGCTTCGGAGATCGACGCGGCGGTGCTGCAGACGGACCACAACGTGCGCCGGGTGTACGAGTACGCCGTCCGGGGCGAACGAATTCCGATGGAGTTGCGGCTGCGCGTCCGCAGGGACCAGGTCCGTGCCACCGAGCGGGCGGTGGAGGCGATCGACAGTCTCTTCAAGACCGCCGGAGGGAACTCGCTCGGCCGAGGCAACCCCATCGAGCGGGCCTGGCGGGACGCGCACGCGGGCAGCGTGCACGTCGCCAACGACGCCGAGCGCGCCCTGGGGATGTACGGCAAGGGCGAGTTCGGCCTGACCGTCGAGGACAACCTGGTCTGA
- a CDS encoding ferredoxin--NADP reductase translates to MTQPGPLKARVVEVIRETSDAHSLVLEPADGDHTRFGYRPGQFLTIRVPTTRPEGAARCYSLSSSPVCDEKLKVTVKRTRGGYGSNWICDDVIEGDVLEVLRPAGTFVPVSLDEDLLLLAGGSGITPVMSILKSCLRGGTGAVSLLYANRDENSVIFRDELVALTAEYGERLTVVHWLESVQGLPSASSLAALTRPYTDREAFICGPGPFMDLAVKVLADLGVPRRRVNVERFESLATDPFAGPGVAVDSSGPGSTLEIELDGEKRTLTWPKGNKLLDVLLAAGMEAPYSCREGSCSACACVLLEGEVALERNTVLDAQDLADGLILSCQATPLSEHLRITYDE, encoded by the coding sequence ATGACCCAGCCGGGACCACTGAAGGCGCGGGTCGTCGAGGTCATCCGGGAGACCTCCGACGCGCACTCGCTGGTGCTGGAGCCCGCCGACGGAGACCACACCCGGTTCGGCTACCGGCCAGGCCAGTTCCTCACCATCCGGGTGCCCACCACCCGCCCCGAGGGTGCGGCGCGCTGCTACTCCCTGAGCAGCTCACCGGTGTGCGACGAGAAGCTCAAGGTGACGGTGAAGCGCACCCGGGGCGGCTACGGGTCGAACTGGATCTGCGATGACGTCATCGAGGGGGACGTGCTGGAGGTGCTGCGGCCGGCGGGCACGTTCGTCCCCGTCTCGCTCGACGAGGACCTGCTGCTGCTCGCCGGCGGCAGCGGCATCACACCGGTCATGTCGATCCTCAAATCGTGCCTGCGCGGGGGCACCGGCGCCGTCTCCCTCCTGTACGCCAACCGCGACGAGAACTCGGTGATCTTCCGTGACGAACTGGTGGCGCTGACCGCCGAGTACGGCGAGAGGCTGACCGTCGTCCACTGGCTGGAGTCGGTGCAGGGCCTGCCCAGCGCGAGCAGCCTGGCCGCGCTGACCCGGCCGTACACCGACCGGGAGGCGTTCATCTGCGGCCCGGGCCCGTTCATGGACCTCGCCGTGAAGGTCCTCGCCGACCTGGGTGTCCCGAGGCGGCGGGTCAACGTCGAACGTTTCGAGTCGCTGGCCACCGACCCCTTCGCCGGGCCCGGTGTCGCGGTCGACTCCTCGGGCCCCGGCAGCACGCTCGAGATCGAGCTGGACGGTGAGAAGAGGACGTTGACCTGGCCGAAGGGCAACAAGCTCCTCGACGTGCTACTGGCGGCCGGCATGGAGGCGCCGTACTCGTGCCGTGAGGGGTCCTGCAGCGCCTGCGCCTGCGTGCTGCTGGAGGGCGAGGTCGCGCTGGAGCGCAACACGGTCCTCGACGCGCAGGACCTCGCCGACGGGCTGATCCTTTCCTGCCAGGCGACCCCGCTCAGCGAGCACCTCAGGATCACCTACGACGAGTGA